In Musa acuminata AAA Group cultivar baxijiao chromosome BXJ2-10, Cavendish_Baxijiao_AAA, whole genome shotgun sequence, a genomic segment contains:
- the LOC135625881 gene encoding uncharacterized protein LOC135625881, with product MAYSGMQEGHSIARPPLFNGSDYTYWKTRMRIFLISMDFELWSIVENGFQKSSLPMSEWNESEKKVFALNAKAMNALFCALDKNEFNRVSMCDSAFDIWRTLEVTHEGTSRVKESKINILVHSYELFRMKSSESIGDMYTRFTDVINGLKALGKDFTNFELVTKILRSLPKSWDPKVTAIQEAKDLKAFPLEELIGSLMTY from the coding sequence atggcttattccggcatgcaagagggccattctattgcacgaccacctttgtttaatgggtcggattacacatattggaagactcgcatgaggatcttcctcatttctatggactttgagctttggtctattgttgagaatggatttcaaaaatcttctcttccgatgagtgaatggaatgaatcggagaagaaggtttttgctttaaatgcaaaggctatgaatgccttgttttgtgcattagacaaaaacgaatttaatcgtgtttcaatgtgtgattcggcttttgatatttggagaactcttgaggtcactcatgaaggcactagccgagtgaaagagtccaaaatcaacatccttgtgcactcttacgaacttttccgaatgaaatcaagtgagtccatcggagacatgtacacccggtttacggatgtcatcaatggactcaaagctcttggtaaagattttactaactttgaactagtaactaaaatcttaagatccctccctaaaagttgggatccaaaagttacggccattcaagaggccaaagaccttaaagcattccctcttgaagaactcattgggtctctaatgacctac